In one Pseudomonas tensinigenes genomic region, the following are encoded:
- a CDS encoding potassium transporter Kup, whose amino-acid sequence MLVAAVGVVYGDIGTSPLYTLKEVFSGAYGVSVNHDGVLGILSLIFWSLIWVVSIKYMMFVLRADNQGEGGIMALTALARRAAGHRKKLRSLLVVCGLIGAALFYGDSMITPAISVLSAIEGLGLAFEGIDHWVVPLSLVVLVALFLIQSHGTARIGILFGPIMVTWFLVLGALGVYGISHTPEVLHALNPVWAVRFFMVHTGMGVAILGAVVLALTGAEALYADMGHFGRKPIARAWFILVLPALVLNYFGQGALLLENPEAARNPFYLLAPSWALIPLVGLSTLATVIASQAVISGAFSLTRQAIQLGYIPRMYIQHTSSDEQGQIYIGAVNWALMVGVVLLVLGFESSGALASAYGVAVTGTMLMTTILVSAVMLLLWKWPPILAVPVLIGFLLVDGLYFAANVPKIVQGGAFPVIAGIALFVLMTTWKRGKQLLVDRLDEGALPLPIFISSIRVQPPHRVQGTAVFLTARSDAVPHALLHNLLHNQVLHEQVVLLTVVYEDIPRVPPSRRFEVEAHGEGFFRVILHFGFTDEPDVPQALKLCHLDDLDFSPMRTTYFLSRETVIASKLEGMARWREALFAFMLKNANGNLRFFNLPLNRVIELGTQVEM is encoded by the coding sequence ATGCTGGTCGCGGCGGTCGGGGTAGTTTACGGCGACATCGGCACGAGCCCGTTGTACACCCTCAAAGAAGTGTTTTCCGGCGCTTATGGCGTATCGGTCAATCACGACGGCGTGCTGGGCATTCTGTCGTTGATCTTCTGGTCGCTGATCTGGGTCGTGTCGATCAAATACATGATGTTCGTGCTGCGCGCCGACAACCAGGGCGAGGGCGGCATCATGGCGCTCACCGCGCTGGCGCGACGGGCGGCAGGGCATCGCAAGAAGCTGCGTTCGTTGCTGGTAGTTTGCGGGCTGATCGGCGCGGCACTGTTTTATGGCGACAGCATGATCACCCCGGCGATCTCGGTGTTGTCGGCTATTGAAGGTCTGGGGTTGGCATTTGAGGGTATCGACCACTGGGTTGTGCCGTTGTCGTTGGTGGTGCTGGTCGCTCTGTTTTTGATCCAGAGCCACGGTACGGCGCGGATCGGCATCTTGTTCGGGCCGATCATGGTCACCTGGTTTCTCGTCCTCGGCGCCCTCGGTGTCTATGGCATCAGCCACACCCCGGAAGTGCTGCATGCGCTGAACCCGGTCTGGGCCGTGCGTTTCTTCATGGTCCACACAGGCATGGGCGTGGCGATCCTCGGCGCCGTGGTGCTGGCGCTGACCGGTGCCGAAGCGCTGTACGCCGACATGGGCCACTTTGGTCGCAAGCCGATTGCCCGGGCGTGGTTCATCCTGGTGTTGCCGGCGCTGGTGCTCAATTACTTCGGTCAGGGCGCCTTGCTGCTGGAAAACCCGGAAGCAGCGCGTAACCCGTTCTATCTGCTGGCACCGAGCTGGGCGCTGATTCCGCTGGTCGGTCTGTCGACGCTGGCCACGGTGATTGCCTCGCAAGCGGTGATTTCCGGTGCATTCTCCCTGACCCGTCAGGCGATTCAGCTCGGTTACATCCCGCGCATGTACATCCAGCACACCTCCAGCGACGAGCAGGGCCAGATCTATATCGGCGCGGTGAACTGGGCGTTGATGGTTGGCGTGGTGCTGCTGGTGCTGGGCTTCGAATCCTCCGGCGCACTGGCTTCGGCCTACGGCGTGGCGGTGACCGGCACCATGCTGATGACCACCATTCTGGTGTCGGCAGTGATGCTCCTGCTGTGGAAATGGCCGCCGATCCTCGCGGTGCCGGTGCTGATCGGCTTCCTGCTGGTGGACGGCCTGTACTTCGCCGCCAACGTGCCGAAGATCGTTCAGGGCGGCGCATTCCCGGTGATCGCCGGTATCGCGCTGTTCGTGCTGATGACCACCTGGAAGCGCGGCAAGCAGTTGCTCGTCGATCGCCTCGACGAAGGCGCACTGCCGTTGCCGATCTTTATCAGCAGCATCCGCGTGCAGCCACCGCATCGAGTGCAGGGCACCGCCGTGTTCCTCACCGCGCGCTCCGACGCCGTACCGCATGCGTTGTTGCACAACCTGCTGCATAACCAGGTGCTGCATGAGCAAGTGGTGTTGCTGACCGTGGTCTACGAAGACATCCCTCGTGTACCGCCATCGCGGCGTTTCGAAGTCGAGGCACACGGGGAAGGCTTCTTCCGGGTGATCCTGCATTTCGGCTTCACCGACGAGCCGGATGTGCCGCAGGCGCTGAAGCTGTGTCATCTGGATGATCTGGACTTCAGCCCGATGCGCACCACGTACTTCCTCAGCCGCGAAACGGTGATTGCCTCGAAACTTGAGGGCATGGCGCGTTGGCGTGAAGCGCTGTTTGCGTTCATGTTGAAGAATGCCAATGGGAATTTGCGGTTCTTCAATCTGCCGCTGAACCGGGTGATTGAGTTGGGGACGCAGGTCGAGATGTAA